From a region of the Agrobacterium larrymoorei genome:
- a CDS encoding 3-oxoacid CoA-transferase subunit A, giving the protein MDKTVKTAADAIAEIGDGATVMIGGFGGSGAPIELIHALIDKGPRNLTVINNNAGNGRIGIAAMIDAGMVRKMICSFPRSSDPRAFTDRYLAGEIELELVPQGTLAERIRAGGAGIPAFYTPTAFGTELAEGKPIAQFDGRSYVQERWLKADFAIVKAHLGDAHGNLTYNKAGRNFNPLMCMAAKTTIAQVSQIVPVGGIDPEQVVTPGIFVDAVVEISNPQQEEELIRAGVAYA; this is encoded by the coding sequence ATGGACAAGACAGTCAAAACGGCGGCAGATGCGATTGCCGAGATAGGCGATGGCGCAACGGTCATGATCGGCGGTTTCGGAGGCTCTGGTGCACCCATCGAGCTCATTCACGCGCTGATCGACAAAGGCCCCAGAAACCTCACTGTTATCAACAATAATGCGGGCAATGGTCGTATCGGCATCGCGGCCATGATCGATGCCGGGATGGTTCGGAAAATGATCTGCTCTTTTCCCCGCTCATCCGATCCACGCGCGTTTACCGATAGATATCTCGCAGGCGAAATCGAACTTGAGCTGGTGCCGCAAGGTACGCTTGCCGAGCGCATCCGTGCAGGTGGTGCGGGCATCCCGGCCTTTTATACCCCCACCGCTTTCGGCACCGAGCTCGCGGAGGGAAAGCCCATCGCGCAATTCGATGGCCGATCCTACGTGCAGGAACGATGGCTGAAGGCGGATTTTGCCATCGTGAAAGCTCATCTTGGCGACGCGCACGGCAACCTGACCTACAACAAGGCGGGCCGCAATTTTAATCCGCTGATGTGCATGGCGGCGAAAACCACCATCGCGCAGGTCTCGCAGATCGTCCCGGTTGGCGGGATAGACCCTGAACAGGTGGTCACGCCCGGCATATTCGTGGATGCCGTTGTGGAGATATCAAACCCGCAGCAGGAAGAAGAATTGATCCGCGCAGGAGTGGCATACGCATGA
- a CDS encoding CoA transferase subunit B yields the protein MTVETSLNTFEDIKLSNAQIAWRAAQDIQDGAYVNLGIGFPEMVARYQPPGREAIFHTENGILNFGEAPAAGEEDWDLINAGKKAVTLKPGAAFFHHADSFAMVRGGHLDVAILGAYQVAQNGDLANWRVGSKGVPAVGGAMDLVHGAKQVFVITEHVTKNGEPKLVEKCTFPLTGVGCITRIYTSHAVVDVVNGQFVLREKLPGMSIDDLQSMTGAKLHQDGPIADLVAPEL from the coding sequence ATGACCGTGGAAACCTCGCTCAACACCTTCGAAGACATCAAGCTCTCGAACGCACAGATCGCCTGGCGCGCCGCGCAGGACATTCAGGATGGCGCCTATGTCAATCTTGGCATCGGCTTTCCAGAAATGGTCGCACGGTACCAGCCGCCGGGTCGGGAAGCCATTTTTCACACGGAAAACGGTATTCTGAACTTCGGCGAAGCCCCTGCGGCGGGCGAAGAAGATTGGGACCTGATCAATGCTGGCAAGAAAGCCGTGACCCTGAAGCCGGGAGCCGCATTCTTCCACCATGCCGATAGCTTCGCCATGGTGCGTGGCGGCCATCTGGATGTGGCTATTCTTGGTGCCTATCAGGTTGCGCAGAATGGTGATCTGGCAAACTGGCGCGTGGGCTCCAAGGGCGTGCCAGCGGTTGGTGGCGCGATGGATCTGGTGCATGGAGCGAAACAGGTTTTCGTCATCACCGAACATGTCACCAAGAACGGTGAGCCGAAGCTGGTGGAGAAATGCACCTTCCCCTTGACGGGCGTCGGCTGCATCACGCGCATCTATACAAGCCACGCGGTTGTCGATGTGGTGAATGGGCAGTTTGTCCTGCGAGAAAAACTTCCGGGCATGAGCATCGACGACCTTCAATCCATGACGGGCGCCAAACTCCATCAGGACGGCCCGATTGCTGATCTCGTGGCTCCTGAACTTTGA
- the pcaF gene encoding 3-oxoadipyl-CoA thiolase: MTNVYICDYIRTPIGRFGGALSSVRADDLGAIPLKALMEHNSAVDWEAVEDVIFGCANQAGEDNRNVARMSLLLAGLPVSVTGTTFNRLCGSGMDAVITAARAIKAGEADLMIAGGVESMSRAPFVMPKAETAFSRNAEIYDTTIGWRFVNPKMKSLYGVDSMPETGDNIAIDYKVSREDQDAFAVRSQEKAAAAQANGRLAKEITPVSISQKKGDPVLVEKDEHPRATSLEALAKLKPVNRMEGASVTAGNASGVNDGAAALIIASEKAVAKYGLKPLARIVGGATAGVPPRIMGIGPAPASQKLLDRIGWKQEALDVIELNEAFASQGLATLRQLGIADDDPRANINGGAIALGHPLGMSGARIAGTAALELSLSGKAKALATMCIGVGQGIAIALEKA; the protein is encoded by the coding sequence ATGACCAACGTATACATTTGCGACTACATCCGCACGCCGATCGGTCGTTTTGGCGGCGCTCTATCCTCCGTTCGGGCCGATGACCTTGGGGCAATTCCGCTCAAGGCGCTCATGGAACATAACAGCGCCGTTGATTGGGAAGCGGTCGAGGACGTTATCTTCGGCTGCGCAAATCAGGCCGGTGAGGACAACAGAAATGTTGCCCGCATGTCGCTTTTGCTTGCCGGGCTTCCGGTCTCCGTCACCGGCACCACGTTCAATCGCCTGTGCGGCTCCGGCATGGATGCGGTAATCACCGCTGCGCGCGCCATCAAGGCTGGCGAAGCGGACCTTATGATTGCAGGGGGCGTGGAAAGCATGAGCCGCGCGCCATTCGTCATGCCGAAAGCGGAAACCGCCTTTTCCCGAAATGCTGAAATTTACGACACCACCATCGGCTGGCGCTTCGTGAACCCCAAGATGAAATCCCTTTACGGCGTGGATTCCATGCCGGAAACGGGTGACAATATTGCAATCGACTATAAGGTTTCGCGGGAAGATCAGGACGCATTTGCCGTGCGGAGCCAGGAAAAAGCCGCAGCAGCGCAGGCAAACGGACGGCTGGCAAAGGAGATCACGCCGGTCAGCATTTCGCAGAAAAAGGGCGATCCTGTTCTAGTCGAGAAAGACGAACATCCACGCGCAACCAGCCTGGAGGCTCTGGCCAAGCTAAAGCCGGTAAACCGCATGGAAGGCGCATCAGTCACCGCTGGCAATGCATCCGGCGTGAACGATGGTGCGGCAGCACTGATCATCGCGTCGGAAAAAGCCGTTGCGAAATACGGGTTGAAACCTCTGGCCCGCATTGTCGGCGGCGCGACGGCTGGCGTTCCGCCTCGAATTATGGGGATCGGCCCCGCCCCCGCTTCGCAAAAGCTGCTGGATCGTATCGGCTGGAAGCAGGAAGCGCTCGACGTCATCGAGCTCAATGAGGCTTTCGCATCTCAAGGGCTGGCAACGTTGCGCCAACTCGGCATCGCAGATGACGACCCTCGCGCCAACATCAATGGTGGTGCGATTGCGCTTGGCCATCCGCTCGGCATGTCCGGTGCGCGCATTGCCGGAACCGCAGCGCTTGAACTGTCGCTTTCCGGCAAGGCCAAAGCCTTGGCGACCATGTGCATCGGTGTCGGCCAGGGTATCGCCATCGCGCTCGAAAAAGCCTGA
- a CDS encoding amino acid ABC transporter substrate-binding protein: MMARVLLLGSLVMVWAMTSIAAKAAEQTFNTPTLDRIAQTGKIRIGYGTTAPFSFRTEDGQVIGYSIDICRRMVDRLKGRLKLPKIDIEFVARTPSNRVQLLNDGSMDIECNASTNSVERRKSASFAYSHFYGGTRYVSLSKNDLKKIEDLKGRSVSVALGTVNVSDINEINRTRKLNISVVPVESLQAAFDMVSDGRVSAFAMDEVLLRTMIAQTAKPEDYTLSQELVTEAQPIGFMMRLNDTEFVSAVNDELAEIYKSPEMPEIYRRWFESPIPGLNINLNLPMSAVVREALSNPKLMQ; the protein is encoded by the coding sequence ATGATGGCTCGTGTTCTTTTGCTCGGCAGCCTGGTGATGGTCTGGGCGATGACGTCTATTGCCGCCAAGGCTGCGGAACAGACTTTCAATACTCCGACATTGGACCGGATAGCGCAGACCGGCAAGATCAGGATCGGCTATGGTACGACAGCGCCTTTTTCCTTCCGTACGGAGGACGGGCAGGTCATTGGCTACTCCATCGATATCTGCCGACGCATGGTTGATCGGCTGAAAGGCAGGCTCAAACTGCCGAAGATCGATATAGAATTCGTAGCCCGCACCCCCAGCAACAGGGTGCAGCTTCTGAATGATGGCTCGATGGATATCGAGTGCAATGCCAGCACGAATTCGGTCGAGCGCCGCAAGAGTGCGAGCTTCGCCTATAGTCATTTCTATGGCGGCACGCGCTATGTTTCTCTGAGCAAGAACGATCTGAAGAAGATCGAAGACCTGAAAGGGCGTTCGGTGAGCGTTGCTTTGGGAACGGTCAATGTCAGCGATATCAACGAAATCAACCGCACCAGGAAACTGAATATCTCCGTTGTTCCGGTGGAAAGTCTGCAAGCCGCCTTCGATATGGTATCGGATGGACGCGTTTCCGCCTTCGCCATGGACGAAGTCTTGCTGCGCACGATGATTGCCCAGACCGCCAAACCGGAAGATTACACGCTGTCACAGGAACTTGTGACGGAAGCTCAACCCATCGGCTTCATGATGCGCCTCAACGACACGGAATTCGTTTCTGCCGTGAATGACGAATTGGCCGAAATCTACAAGAGCCCGGAAATGCCAGAGATTTACAGGCGCTGGTTCGAAAGCCCGATACCGGGCCTGAACATCAATCTCAATCTTCCGATGAGCGCTGTGGTTCGCGAAGCATTGAGCAACCCAAAGCTGATGCAGTGA
- a CDS encoding amino acid ABC transporter substrate-binding protein yields the protein MQHAQFRLRPSKLLNVLGIFLGLAGTMSVAPARADEITSPTLQKIAQTKTITIGHREDESPFSYVTPDGVVRGYSVEICGYIADYVRDALKLEKVDVKYVVATPATRFLLVKTGKVDLECSATTNTAERREQVAFTYPHFITATRYVSKKSSNLNSIRDLAGRSVASTTGTINIEQLQNINRAEKLNISVLLAKLNSEGFAMVENNRASAFVMDGVLLAAQVAFSAAPNDYSISSEAFGPPEPYGIMLLKGDDRFKTLVNEALKKLFTSGDIKTIYQKWFMSPVPPDGRNFNLPLSPELETAFEEPKEYLQ from the coding sequence ATGCAGCATGCGCAATTCCGGCTCCGGCCGTCAAAGCTTCTGAATGTTCTTGGCATATTCCTGGGTCTCGCAGGTACAATGTCGGTCGCGCCTGCGCGGGCAGATGAGATCACCAGCCCCACATTGCAGAAAATCGCTCAGACGAAGACCATCACGATAGGTCATCGAGAGGATGAATCGCCTTTCTCTTACGTCACGCCGGATGGCGTGGTGCGCGGTTATTCCGTGGAGATTTGCGGTTACATTGCCGATTACGTTCGGGATGCGCTGAAGCTCGAAAAAGTCGATGTGAAATATGTCGTGGCAACGCCCGCAACCCGCTTCCTTCTGGTCAAGACGGGTAAGGTCGATCTCGAATGCAGCGCGACGACCAATACGGCGGAGCGCCGGGAACAGGTGGCTTTCACCTATCCGCACTTCATCACGGCCACGCGTTATGTTTCCAAGAAATCCAGCAATCTGAACAGCATCAGGGATCTGGCTGGCCGCTCGGTTGCCTCGACCACCGGCACGATCAATATCGAGCAGTTGCAGAATATCAATCGGGCAGAAAAGCTGAATATTTCCGTTCTTCTGGCAAAGCTCAATTCGGAGGGCTTTGCCATGGTGGAGAACAACCGCGCATCGGCCTTTGTCATGGATGGCGTTCTGCTGGCGGCGCAGGTTGCGTTTTCCGCTGCTCCAAATGACTACTCCATTTCGTCCGAAGCCTTCGGGCCACCGGAGCCCTATGGCATCATGCTGCTCAAGGGTGATGACAGGTTCAAGACACTGGTCAACGAAGCGCTGAAGAAACTCTTCACCAGCGGCGACATCAAGACGATTTATCAGAAGTGGTTCATGTCTCCCGTTCCGCCGGATGGCCGCAACTTCAATCTTCCACTTTCACCGGAGCTTGAAACTGCCTTCGAAGAACCGAAGGAGTATCTGCAATGA
- a CDS encoding EAL domain-containing protein, translating to MVSTVENIDQAGAEMPRGRTKIVWYHSLFWKITVFLVSSIVLAYIVGAAVGWVMVERDSLAQWRREAELNAQVTSSAIRTIYTFIAIESNESGQIVKIVSERPLGDDASILDTGFNPGDVLGLAAAQTKNNVWLFQKTPAHETFVSSADAFGEGSQIIMKLPDDTETDSFYVGFAKIGDTRHFIAFVPVVNQQGQLQGGIVSTIGEAADLFDTQTKLLQSSLALLITILLATSVIVTLLMRKVFTPVPSLIAALSKIAHDDTTSRTPFQDRNDEIGRFAVAIERVREAVVERENLRQVRDVAKQMEHLAHHDPLTGLPNRAFFNKRLDGEIAHLSDGRRFNVMLLDLDRFKAVNDSLGHASGDALLVSFAERLTLLMGPHDMVARLGGDEFAILQMVRKDPVREASRLCKAVIEAAARPFILSGKEAVVGTSIGIVTAPAHGHDVSELLKDADVALYCAKSEGRGRFRFFEHGMEMSRDRDNEIQHELDKALQHDELELHYQPIFSFSSSDPVAFEALVRWKHPVRGWISPAEFIPVAEKTGQICAIGDWVLQRACLDAARLPNEAAVAVNVSAVQLQQGDIAAKVQAALEESGLPPSRLEIELTETVLLTGPSATTGLEDIHALGVSVVLDDFGTGYSSLTYLMTLPISKIKIDRSFVADVMSKSESRAIIQGLIHIAEGLGLKTTAEGVETQEQLSLLRAAGCDLLQGYHLGRPMTVTEIESRYRSVPERRFHR from the coding sequence ATGGTCTCAACAGTTGAAAACATTGATCAGGCAGGGGCAGAAATGCCGCGAGGCCGGACGAAGATCGTCTGGTATCATTCGCTATTCTGGAAGATCACGGTTTTCCTCGTTTCCAGTATCGTGCTGGCCTATATCGTCGGTGCTGCCGTTGGCTGGGTCATGGTGGAGCGGGATTCGCTTGCCCAGTGGCGGCGCGAGGCAGAGCTGAACGCGCAGGTCACCAGTTCCGCAATCCGCACGATCTACACGTTCATTGCCATCGAGAGCAATGAGAGCGGCCAGATCGTCAAGATCGTCAGTGAAAGACCGCTTGGCGACGATGCCTCCATTTTGGATACGGGCTTCAATCCGGGGGATGTTCTGGGGCTTGCAGCAGCGCAGACCAAGAATAACGTCTGGCTTTTCCAGAAAACACCTGCGCATGAAACCTTCGTCAGTTCGGCAGATGCCTTTGGCGAGGGCTCGCAGATTATAATGAAACTGCCCGACGACACCGAAACGGACAGCTTTTACGTCGGCTTCGCCAAAATTGGCGATACGAGGCACTTCATAGCCTTCGTGCCTGTGGTCAACCAGCAGGGGCAGCTTCAAGGCGGTATCGTCAGCACCATAGGTGAAGCGGCAGACCTTTTCGACACTCAGACGAAACTGCTTCAGAGTTCACTCGCACTGCTTATCACCATTCTTCTTGCGACGAGCGTTATCGTGACGCTGTTGATGCGTAAGGTTTTTACGCCCGTGCCGTCTCTTATCGCTGCGCTCAGCAAGATCGCCCATGACGACACGACTTCGAGAACGCCGTTTCAGGATCGCAACGATGAGATCGGTCGCTTCGCGGTTGCCATCGAGAGGGTGCGCGAAGCTGTCGTGGAACGCGAAAATCTTCGGCAGGTGCGCGATGTCGCCAAGCAGATGGAGCATCTCGCCCATCACGATCCGCTGACCGGCCTGCCCAACCGTGCCTTCTTCAACAAGCGGCTGGATGGCGAGATTGCGCATTTGAGCGATGGTCGCCGCTTCAACGTCATGCTTCTGGATCTTGATCGCTTCAAAGCGGTGAATGACAGTCTGGGCCATGCAAGTGGCGACGCACTTCTCGTTTCCTTTGCCGAGAGACTGACGCTGCTGATGGGTCCGCACGATATGGTGGCGCGCCTCGGTGGCGATGAATTCGCCATTCTGCAAATGGTGCGGAAAGACCCGGTGCGGGAGGCAAGCCGACTGTGCAAAGCGGTCATCGAAGCCGCTGCCCGCCCATTCATCCTGTCCGGCAAGGAAGCCGTCGTCGGCACGAGTATCGGCATCGTAACTGCGCCTGCGCATGGGCACGATGTGTCGGAACTTCTCAAGGATGCCGATGTCGCGCTTTATTGCGCCAAATCCGAAGGGCGTGGCAGGTTCCGTTTCTTCGAACACGGCATGGAAATGTCGCGCGACCGCGACAATGAAATCCAGCATGAGTTGGATAAGGCGCTTCAGCATGACGAGCTTGAGCTGCATTACCAGCCGATCTTCTCCTTTTCGAGCTCCGACCCAGTTGCATTTGAAGCCCTGGTTCGTTGGAAGCATCCAGTGCGAGGCTGGATTTCCCCGGCGGAATTCATTCCAGTCGCTGAAAAGACCGGGCAGATTTGCGCGATTGGGGATTGGGTCTTGCAGCGCGCCTGTCTCGATGCCGCAAGGCTTCCCAATGAAGCGGCAGTCGCCGTCAATGTTTCCGCCGTCCAGTTGCAGCAGGGCGACATAGCCGCCAAAGTGCAGGCTGCGCTGGAAGAAAGCGGTTTGCCGCCGTCCAGACTTGAGATCGAACTGACCGAGACGGTACTTCTGACTGGGCCGAGCGCTACAACCGGTCTCGAAGATATCCACGCGCTCGGTGTCAGCGTCGTGCTGGATGATTTCGGCACGGGATATTCCAGCCTGACCTATCTGATGACCCTGCCGATCAGCAAGATCAAGATCGACCGCAGTTTCGTGGCCGATGTTATGAGCAAGAGCGAAAGCAGAGCGATCATCCAGGGTCTCATTCACATTGCCGAGGGCCTTGGCCTTAAGACAACCGCGGAAGGCGTGGAAACGCAGGAGCAGCTTTCCCTGCTGCGCGCCGCTGGCTGCGATCTTCTGCAAGGCTACCATCTGGGCCGCCCGATGACCGTCACTGAAATCGAAAGCCGCTATCGTTCCGTGCCTGAAAGAAGGTTCCATCGTTAG
- a CDS encoding ABC transporter substrate-binding protein: MITRRIFVAGTALSALPFTLIQKGSAEEAVKIGLILPITGPFASTGRQVQAGVRAYMALNGDTVAGKKIELVVRDDAGTADQTRRIAQELVVNDGVKMLMGFGLTPLAMAVAPVLNQAKIPAIVTSATTSAIVKQSPYFARTSMAGPQSAVPVATWAFQNGIKRVVTLVSDYGPGHDIEKGFTDQYKKEGGEIVEAVRVPLQNPDFAPFLQRVRDAKPDAIFVFVPSGVGSLFMKQFVDRGLADAGIKLIATGDVTDDDLLNNIGDPAVGVITGHFYSASHDSPENKAFVAEVRKANNNMRPNFMCVGGYDAMHLAYAALEKTQGDTDGTKLIEAMKGMSWTSPRGPITIDAGTRDIVQDIYIREVKKVDGELYNVEFASYPKIRDPNAAQ, translated from the coding sequence ATGATAACCAGGCGAATTTTCGTTGCCGGCACCGCATTATCTGCATTGCCGTTCACCCTCATTCAAAAAGGGTCCGCGGAAGAAGCCGTAAAGATCGGCCTCATCTTGCCGATTACCGGGCCTTTCGCTTCGACAGGGCGGCAGGTTCAGGCAGGCGTTCGTGCATACATGGCGCTGAATGGCGACACGGTGGCAGGCAAGAAGATCGAACTCGTCGTGCGAGACGACGCAGGCACAGCCGACCAGACCCGCCGCATTGCTCAGGAACTTGTCGTCAATGACGGCGTGAAGATGCTAATGGGCTTTGGCCTCACCCCGCTTGCCATGGCCGTCGCGCCGGTTCTCAATCAGGCAAAAATCCCCGCTATCGTAACCTCTGCCACGACATCGGCAATCGTGAAACAATCGCCTTATTTTGCCAGAACGTCCATGGCTGGCCCCCAATCCGCCGTGCCGGTGGCCACCTGGGCATTCCAGAATGGCATCAAACGGGTCGTGACACTCGTTTCGGATTACGGCCCCGGCCACGACATCGAAAAAGGCTTTACGGATCAATATAAGAAAGAAGGCGGAGAGATCGTCGAGGCCGTTCGCGTTCCGCTGCAGAATCCTGATTTTGCGCCGTTCCTGCAACGCGTTCGCGATGCGAAGCCCGATGCCATATTCGTCTTCGTTCCTTCCGGCGTCGGGTCGCTGTTCATGAAGCAGTTCGTGGATCGCGGGCTCGCGGATGCGGGCATCAAGCTCATCGCCACCGGCGATGTGACGGATGACGACCTCCTGAACAATATCGGCGACCCGGCGGTTGGCGTCATTACCGGGCACTTCTATTCCGCTTCGCATGACAGCCCGGAAAACAAGGCATTCGTGGCGGAAGTCCGGAAAGCCAACAACAATATGCGCCCGAATTTCATGTGCGTCGGCGGCTATGATGCCATGCATCTGGCTTATGCCGCGCTTGAGAAAACACAGGGTGATACCGATGGTACGAAGCTGATCGAGGCGATGAAGGGCATGTCATGGACCAGCCCGCGCGGCCCCATCACCATCGATGCCGGTACGCGCGATATCGTTCAGGATATCTACATCCGTGAAGTGAAGAAGGTGGATGGCGAGCTCTACAATGTGGAATTTGCGAGCTATCCGAAAATCCGCGATCCGAACGCCGCACAGTAA
- a CDS encoding branched-chain amino acid ABC transporter permease yields MLTILFDGIAYGMLLFILACGLSITLGLMNFVNLAHGAFAMAGGYITVIMMNCYGLSFYLCLPAAFLICALIGALLERTLYRRLYRSSHLDQVLFSIGLVFMSIAAIDYFMGGQQQLINLPAELRGRFDFLGIGIGRYRLFIIILCAVLAIILQFALTKTRFGSQLRAAVDDGRVARGLGVNVSVIFALTFALGSGLAGLGGALGADMLGLDPSFPLKFLIYFMIVVTVGGTSSITGPFIAALLLGIADVAGKYYVPQLGAFIIYAVMIAVLILRPHGLFGREGGR; encoded by the coding sequence ATGCTGACCATTCTGTTCGATGGCATTGCCTATGGCATGCTTCTTTTCATTCTTGCATGCGGCCTGTCGATCACTCTCGGCCTGATGAATTTCGTCAATCTCGCCCACGGCGCTTTCGCAATGGCGGGTGGCTACATCACCGTCATCATGATGAACTGCTACGGGCTTTCCTTCTATTTGTGCCTGCCTGCCGCATTTCTGATCTGCGCACTGATCGGTGCCCTTCTCGAGCGGACGCTCTATCGAAGGCTGTACCGATCGTCCCATCTCGATCAGGTGCTGTTTTCCATCGGGCTCGTCTTCATGTCGATTGCGGCAATCGATTACTTCATGGGCGGGCAGCAGCAGCTTATCAATCTTCCGGCAGAGTTGAGGGGGCGCTTCGATTTTCTTGGTATCGGGATTGGCCGATACAGGCTGTTCATCATCATTCTATGCGCAGTTCTCGCCATCATTCTTCAGTTCGCGCTAACAAAAACGCGCTTCGGCTCACAACTGCGCGCGGCAGTGGATGACGGGCGTGTGGCGCGTGGGCTTGGGGTCAATGTTTCCGTCATCTTCGCCCTGACCTTTGCGCTCGGCTCCGGTCTTGCCGGGCTAGGCGGCGCGCTGGGTGCGGATATGCTGGGGCTTGATCCCAGCTTTCCGCTCAAGTTCCTGATCTATTTTATGATCGTGGTCACCGTCGGCGGCACCTCGTCCATCACCGGCCCCTTCATCGCGGCACTTCTGCTGGGCATAGCCGATGTCGCGGGAAAATATTATGTGCCGCAGCTTGGCGCCTTCATCATTTATGCGGTTATGATCGCCGTGCTGATCCTCAGGCCACACGGCCTCTTCGGGCGTGAGGGTGGTCGATGA
- a CDS encoding branched-chain amino acid ABC transporter permease produces the protein MNKNEQPNSVTAQGLLKRNEGWQIWELGLWIAAVAAIFVLPSHMLILTEIAILAIFAISLDLILGYAGIVSLGHTAFFGVGAYVAGILARDYTGEPVTGLLVAGIVSGIFGFLSSFLVLRGSDLTRLMTTFGVAMLLAEVANQAAWLTGGADGLSGVMMSPILGMFEFDLWGRTGYIYVLIVLIVLAFIARRIVNSPYGLSLKAIKRNSRRASMLGISPTRRIVVNYTIAAVYAGMAGALLTQTTSFVSPDVLAFHRSADVLLVLVIGGTGYLYGGVFGAIIFTLLRDWLSVITPQYWMFWIGLILIAIVMIGRERIAGWRRYLPGSRKQQKSPKLAVEEAP, from the coding sequence ATGAACAAGAACGAACAACCAAATTCCGTTACCGCACAAGGCCTTTTGAAACGCAACGAAGGCTGGCAGATATGGGAACTCGGCCTCTGGATCGCTGCCGTGGCTGCTATCTTCGTACTGCCATCGCATATGTTGATCCTAACCGAAATCGCTATTCTGGCGATCTTCGCGATCTCGCTCGATCTCATTCTCGGCTATGCGGGCATCGTCTCGCTGGGCCACACCGCATTCTTCGGTGTGGGTGCCTATGTCGCCGGAATATTGGCGCGGGACTATACCGGGGAGCCCGTGACAGGCCTGCTGGTTGCCGGAATTGTCAGCGGTATTTTCGGTTTTCTCTCCAGTTTTCTGGTCTTGAGAGGTTCCGACCTCACACGCCTGATGACCACCTTCGGCGTTGCCATGCTGCTCGCGGAAGTCGCCAATCAGGCAGCATGGCTGACCGGCGGCGCGGATGGCCTATCGGGTGTGATGATGTCGCCGATCCTTGGAATGTTCGAATTCGATCTATGGGGCCGCACCGGTTACATCTATGTGCTGATCGTCTTGATCGTTCTCGCCTTCATTGCAAGGCGCATCGTCAACTCTCCTTACGGGCTGTCGCTCAAAGCCATCAAACGCAACAGCCGTCGCGCTTCCATGCTCGGCATTTCACCGACGCGGCGGATCGTGGTGAACTATACGATTGCGGCGGTCTATGCCGGAATGGCTGGCGCGCTTCTGACGCAGACGACCAGCTTCGTTTCCCCGGATGTTCTGGCGTTTCATCGCTCAGCCGATGTGCTGCTGGTGCTTGTCATCGGAGGAACCGGATATCTCTATGGCGGCGTTTTCGGCGCCATCATCTTCACGCTGCTTCGAGATTGGCTCTCCGTCATCACGCCGCAATACTGGATGTTCTGGATAGGCCTGATCCTCATCGCCATCGTCATGATCGGGCGCGAGCGCATTGCCGGATGGAGACGATATCTTCCCGGCTCTCGCAAGCAGCAGAAAAGCCCGAAACTCGCCGTGGAGGAAGCGCCATGA
- a CDS encoding ABC transporter ATP-binding protein, with the protein MSFALETRNLGKRFGGFVATNDVSLQVKPGARHALIGPNGAGKTTLINLLTGALSIDNGQIFLEGEEITGIAAHKRVAKGLARTFQINQLFQDFTPLDSMMLAIGERKGHGKLIWRALSRDRQVAEEAAAVLERFRLADVMDRPTSLLPYGKQRLLEIALAIALKPRVLLLDEPAAGVPEEERHEVLSIVRALPEDVTVVLIEHDMDLVFSFADRISVLAAGAIFAEGTVAEISKDPRVKAIYLGEDA; encoded by the coding sequence ATGAGTTTCGCCCTCGAAACCCGCAATCTCGGCAAGCGCTTCGGCGGCTTTGTTGCCACCAACGACGTTTCCCTTCAGGTCAAACCCGGTGCCCGCCATGCGCTGATTGGCCCCAACGGCGCTGGAAAGACAACGCTGATCAATCTGCTGACCGGCGCATTGTCTATCGATAACGGCCAGATATTTCTCGAGGGAGAAGAAATCACCGGGATCGCAGCGCATAAACGCGTGGCAAAGGGGCTGGCCCGCACGTTCCAGATCAACCAGCTTTTCCAGGATTTCACGCCGCTCGATTCCATGATGCTTGCCATTGGAGAGCGGAAAGGTCACGGCAAGCTGATCTGGCGAGCCCTCTCGCGCGACCGGCAGGTGGCCGAAGAAGCGGCAGCGGTTCTGGAGCGTTTTCGCCTGGCAGATGTGATGGATCGGCCAACAAGCCTGCTGCCCTATGGCAAACAGCGCCTGCTCGAAATCGCTCTCGCCATTGCGCTCAAGCCGCGTGTTCTTCTTCTGGACGAACCGGCGGCGGGCGTGCCGGAAGAAGAACGCCATGAGGTTCTGTCAATCGTTCGCGCGTTGCCGGAAGATGTGACGGTGGTTCTGATCGAGCATGATATGGACCTCGTTTTCTCCTTCGCAGACCGCATCTCGGTTCTCGCCGCTGGCGCGATATTTGCGGAAGGGACCGTTGCTGAGATTTCCAAAGATCCGCGTGTCAAGGCGATCTATCTCGGGGAGGATGCCTGA